AAAGCATCatctctgcagctttctgtgtttGCTCACAGCTCCTCACAGCTACTGCTAACCCTGAGACCAGGCACTGAGTTGCTGTCCCTGGCACATATGCAGTGAGATGTACCCAGGCAGAGGGAGCATCCCTGAAAAGAACTTCAGACATCCAAGTTTTGACCATATTCAAAGGCTATTTGTCTCCACTGAGGGTTCACCAGGAATGTTGTCACTTCCTTTGTTAAGGATGATTTTGCTTTTGAGGGAATGTGAACCTTAGGCAGTTCCTTGTGAGTTAAGTTAcctctttttttgcctctgacTCCCACACTTCCCTGTTATTTGTAAAGGAGATGTATAGCTTCTATAAAAGTAATAAATCAAAAGCCTCCTGCCAATGGATGCAGtcatttttgttcttcttcttAACTATTTCCTTGCTAGCAAAATCTTTTTAGCTTTCTTGGGAGTTGCCTGAGGCTAAAAGGCAGTACTGTTTGCTCTTGTCTGCAGAACCTGAACTTCACTGGCTTCCGTAAGATCCTGAAGAAGCATGACAAGAACCTGGAGACAGCGCGGGGGGCGGAGTGGCGTGTGGCCGAGGTGGAGGTGGCACCCTTCTACACCTGCAAGAAGATCAACCAGCTCATCTCTGAAACAGAGGTGAGGGTGCTAGCCTGGGCACTGCTCCCcttttcacttgaaaaacaCAGTTTCCTTGTTCACTGCTGATTCCTGTGTTGCTTTGCCCTCTCTACAGCTTGGGTTTAGTCCCAAGACAACTGTTAATTGATTTTGAAATGCAACTGATTTCTGACACTATTTGCATACATTTGGGCTTGTAGTTTTCAACAGGTGACTTCTCTCTCAGAAAAGCTCACTTGGGGTTAACTTGTATTGTCTTAACAGCTTGCTGCATCCTGGTGAGCTTTTCATATCTTTGTTACTGTGTGTTAGAAGAGTATCAGGCCAGGGCTCAAATGTAACTTGGAAATCAActgcttctgtttgtttgtttaatgcAGTACCACGTTATTATTATTTGAATGAGCTTCTGTGatgtttctttctcctcttaGGAAGTGGTGACCAGTGAGTTAGAAGATGGAGACAGACAGAAGGCTATGAAACGTTTGCGTGTTCCACCCTTAGGAGCTGCTCAGGTAAGAGATTGAGTTACACAGTgaagctgctcctccagcttgTCAGGGTGCTGAATTACATTAGGCATTTGAATGAAGTGGTGAAATAATTGCTCTGCCAGCTGTGAGGGGTACACAGTCACATAATCTGTTGTAGTTCCAGAAGGTTTGGAAATAGTGTGCTTACTATTCCTAACGCATGCAGCCGAGGTATTGGAAGGGTGAGATGAATAGTAAAAGGAAATCTGTGATAAGAATAACATATGCTTAGTGTTTGTGTGttctggaatattttccaaAGGATGCTGAGATGCCCAGGCTCTGTTTCAACATGGCAACAACATAGGAAAGAATATTATGCAGCATtttcagttaaagaaaaaagccttgCTACAAGAACAAGAGTGCACCCAGAGATCAGAGCATTGTATTTCTGGTTTCAAATTTACCCTGCAAATTAATCTGACTTTACTGATAACCTATTTACTCCACCTTAATTCCACCTTTGCTTTGtgtgcagcctgtgccagcctggactacctTCAGGGTTGGATTGTTCTGTGGGCTGTTCATTGCACTGAACGTCACTGTCATTCTTTCAGGTGGGTAACTGGAGCTGGCTGGCTCCTATGCCTTGGTGTTTGCATTCTCCTCAGTGAGGGCCTGGATCTGGACTTGGCTTGGTCAGGGTGTTCAGGGTTAAATTAGCCTCAGTCACATCACACTGTTGTGAATAATTAGTTCTGCTCAGTATCagattgtgggttttttctcatGTTATATGCATGGATTTTGGACTTTGAATGGTTTATGGTTTGTTCTTCTGGATTCCTCCTTACTTTTGGAGTGATATTCCAGAGGTACAACATCCATGTACAGAGACAGATTACTCTTATTGTTCTGTGAACACACAGTTCTCACCCACCTTGAAAAGGGTGCCCATAAAACTTGTTTTACATGGAACTGCctccctgcagagaaggaggGCAGACACAGAGCCATGTGAGCACCATGCCACGCAGGAAATTTTCATGCAAACTTCTCTAGGTTTTTAGTGTCTGGTGCCTATTAATTGAATTTTTCCTCTTGGCAAAATTTTgataatactttttaaaagctaCAGTAAATTTTTGCTTCTCTCAGGCCTTCATTTTATCCTGCTTTGCACCTTCTGAGTCTTCTGAGTTTGGACTCAGATTAGCATGAAAGCCACGTTAGTGCTGTAGATTCAGGGCCTGTGCTTAATCACAAGCAGCTTTGCTAATTGTGTGTGTGATTTCAGTAGTGTTGTAAGTTGCTTAAGCAGTGCAAAGGAAAAGGTTAATAAATCAACATATGAGCTCTTGCGTTAGGGAAAGCCCCTGTCTGTGTTTTTgacttaaaagaatttttaatcaGATGTTTCTGTAATTGGATCCAGTCATCTCTTGGGATAAAATTTCTCTGTTTGAGAAGCTGTTTGCAAGGCTTGCCATTTGGTCTTGCAGTGGCTGAGGCAGAGACTCAACTCCTCTGTGGGAAGGGTCTGTTTAATGTGTAGAAACTGCTCTTTATTCATTgtatcttttttcccctgtaactTAACATGTTTGATCTCTGTGTGAGATGCAAATACGATTGAAGCCATTTGTGTTTGCATTATCTCTCGGTATTAAGAATGAAAAAGTGGCACAGATGTGAGAATGAATTCATAAAAATTATCATCTCTCTAAAGCAGATGTTATTAAACCAGTGTGAATTACAGACACGTTTGTATCAGCAGGCACGGGCTGATATCTCTGTGTTACCTCAGATACTGGGCAAAAACTATTCTAACTGCAAGGTGTTCTCTTTAAATTGGATAGTACTTGGCTAACCTGTCTGCTGCTTTAGCCAAGTAGTTTTTGTGATTTCATTGAATAAGATAGGATTTTACCACTGTATATGTAGAACCTGTGAAGCAGCACTGAAACGTGGCTTCTGTTAGTAAGCCAATGTCTTGACCCATTTTAAAAGTACAAGTGCTGAGCACTTCCCTGCAAGCAGAGTCCTTGGGGGTTCAGACAAACTGCTCAGCTCTAGTGATGAAAATGGTTTGGTTAGGAAGTGTGGAGGGGAACCACATGTAGGCTTTGTACTGCAGAAGTTAAGCTAGATAGGGTTTGGTATCAGAGGAGAATAGAATTACTCCTAGCTGCTTGTTGTACTGTTCAGtatctgctttttctccagagcagctgctgttccACAACACAATTATGGTCCTCTACCACCCTGAGTCCAGAAATAAGATTAGCAGACATTAGCTATGGAAGTTGCATGCTGTGCTGCTATAGTAAACGTGTGCACCTCAGGATAAACCTTGGTCTGGGTGTTCTTGTCCTGCTCTGGCTCCCCATGCAGTATTTTTGGGGCCACTCTGTCCTGTTTGGAAGCACCTCCCTTGGTTTTGTTTACAGGCACTACAGATAAAAATTTGGAATGCTTATATTGCAATTCTatattttcagcttcttctgtTCAAAATTTGACTCTATTTTGCCTGAATGCAATTGTCTCcaagttttaaatttaaaacaacagTTCTTGAGTCATTACTCCTTGCACAATTTTACTCTGTAATTTTATGTAGTATAAAGTATGATGCTGAACACATGAAACTTTTTATAGATATGCTTTCTCTGAGAAAAAGTTTGTACAACTCAGGGCTGTAACTTAGCAAGGTTTTGGGAATAAATTCTCAGCATTGTTTCTCTAAAACTgtactgttttttcttctctcaaaaACAGTATGTGGGTAAGAAAACACTCAATGAAACTGAGACAGGATTGAAATACCtggcttttgtttgtgtttttctcaaaaaaaaaacctgtgctggGCAACTGGGAGGTAGTATTTTACAGAGGGGCTTGTGCTAGAGAAAGCTGCTTGTTGTTAAAAATCAAGCAAATTTGTTTCCAAAACTCTGAAGATTGAGCAGAAGAAGTGCCAGGCTTTCCAGGACATCTGCCTTATGTTGGgctttctctgtgggtgtggcTGGTTAGGGCTGTGGACTGCAGTTGTGATGAGTTCAGGGATTCAGCACAACTgagctttgttttaaatacagtaaatgGTGTGCTTGGTTCTGTGGGGAGCTGAAGCATTTGTGTGGCAGATGCCTGGTGGGATTTTATCTCCATCAAACCAAAACCTTTAGGTGCATGCAGTAAGGATTTATTCTTGTGCTGTCTCTCATGCTTGTAGTGTGAGACTTGGGATCTTAGTCTGGGCACCTGGCTATACCAGCTGGAAGCTGaatttttcccttgaaaacCCATAAATCCTCAAAGGTTAGACAAGAAGTCCTCCACTTGCTGGTATATACAGGTGCTCAGGAGCATACCCTGTTTCCAGGGGTACAGCCAAGCATTTGAGAGCCAGCATAAAGCACCTTTGCTTTGTGACACCACTTGTGCTGTCACTGAAGCCATTTCATGTTTGTCTTTGCCAGGTGTGGCTTTTATAGATGGACCAAATGTGTGGCCACTGGTGAGAATCTATCGAGGTGGCTTTCTCCTGATAGaattcctctttctcctgggTATCAACACCTATGGCTGGAGACAGGCTGGAGTCAATCACGTCCTCATCTTTGAACTCAATCCCCGCAGCAACTTGTCCCATCAACATCTCTTTGAGGTAAACAGAAGTGATTGTAGGAGTGGCTGAGCCACGTGGGCTGTCAGGAGGATAAAAATGCTGCCCTTCCTGGCAAGGACTTCTAACACAATTAGAAGGGGAAGTTGCTGAAGTCTGATTAGATTACACGATTGAGCACTGCTGTCCCTTTTCTTGTAATGAGAATTCATTGTTGGTTTTGGAGCTGTATTTTCATAAGGTACCTGTgtggttttttctgtctttctgtagATTGCTGGTTTCCTGGGGGTTTTGTGGTGCCTGAGCCTGCTGGCATGTATATATGGTAAATTCACCTACATCCCTATGCAGGTGAATCCACTTATCCTGTATGGCttcatgttgctttttctcATCAACCCTACCAAAACCTTTTATTACAAGTCCCGTTTTTGGCTGCTCAAACTATTGGTAagtctgatttaaaaataaaaattaaaaaaaagaaaagaaaaaaaagctgtagttTAGTAGTAGTATTTAAGTATGTACAGATGTCACTAATCCTCAGGAGAGGGGATGCTTATGTCCCTGTGTATTCCTAGAGCAGACATGGTAAGGTACTGACTGCAGATGGCTGCTGGGCACAGGTTTATGGAAGAAATTTCTGCTTGTTGGTACCAGTCTCTCATTATCTTCATATTGCAGGTAGCTGCTTGTTTATCTTCCTACAGACAGCTGTATACAGACTTTGCACATGTAAAACCACTCCAGTACCTTTGCTTGTTTGTTCCTGAATGCAGCCAAACAGTTTGGTCAGGGTTATGGTGCTCCAGGGCAAGGCTGTGTGGGTGTTCCTCAGCCCAGACTGGGGGAGTGCCAGCACTGAGACAGTTCACTGATGGAGGGGGAGGGAACATTTGCAAAGTTTACTTCTTATAAAATTAAGTTCCTGGGTGTGTTTGTGGAGGGttctgcaaatgttttctgtggccttaagcaaagtatttttgacCCAGTTCCTATTTCCTGGGCAAGATAAATCTGCTGAATGGAATGTGTGTGGACTCTGCTTCACTGTGCCAGTTATTGATGGGAGCTCCAAGGAACAGACTTGTTGGTTGGCTCACCAGTTTCTTCCCAAATGGCTGTTTCACACGTTCATCCCCACCCTGTATGCCCTTTTAAATTCACTTCAATCAAATTGGTTCCCTTGATAGCTTATTCTTGCTGGATCTGCTCTGAGAGCATTGGGTGGAAGAGGGTTTGGCTGGCTGGTGCTCTTCATAGGCTCATTTTAATGCCAATTAAAGCAATTAACTTTATCTGGAACATGGCAAAGATGAAATGCAGCAGCATGCTTAAAGCATGTGTGTGCAGGTGTGCACACAGGGAGTTAACCTGTCTGTGTTTCCCTCTTATTTGATTTGCAGCTTACTACTGcaaattttcttactttttgcCTCCCAGCATTCAGCCATCTCTCATAGATGTACCTTTAGTCCCAAGCCTCATTAATCTTACTGCTGTCCCTTGGTGCTAGGGGAACTATGTGAGCAATATCTGTGCTAATTTACCTTAATGTCTTAACAGAGTGAGATTCTCAGTCTTCACAGAGCTCTCAGTTTCCAGCacctgctctgtccctgctctcGCTAGGCTGCAGTCCTGCAGTACAGACATATCTTTGGGCATGCACAGGCCCATTCATCCCAAGgtctcctggggaaaaaaaaggcttcctCAAAATGCAAGATCCACTTTAATGGTGGAAATGACACAGTGCATCTGACTGTGTGTTATGTGGGGGGagtagagggaaaaaagaggacAGATAAACCACATGAAGAGCGGCTATTAGGTTTTCCcaatttttataatatataattggCTGGGTGACTGCATGTTATTTCTCCTTGGAGTTGCCAGGAGCTATCTGTGTGAAAGGAGGTTTAAACAAGCAAAATGTTTAGAACTGTGGCTGTCACACAGATTTTGGTTGGGTGAGCTTTTTTCTTCGCATGCTTGACACGTTTCATTTCCAGCCAAAATGAAGTCTGATATATACCAGGAGTAGCAGAGCATTACTGGCACCTCCAGTTTCCTGAGAACCACATCAGGAGGGTACTTCAGTACACATGGACATGGGAGGCTttgctgcctccagctgtgaccatccccatccccttgTTGGTACTCAGGAATGGGTTCTCTTCTGCTGTCCCTGAGGGACTGCAAGTTGCACTTGAATTGATCTTCCTCTGTGTCAGAAAAGTTCTTTAGCCCTGCCAggctcttctttctctccaagcagaaaaggacctgtgGGTGCTGGTCAGCAGCTgtctgaatatgagccagcagtgtgcccaggtggccaacagcatcctggcttgtatcaggaacagtgtggccagcagaagggcagaggttgtgtccctgtactcagcactggtgagacctcacctcaagtgttcagttctgggcccctcactacaagaaggacactgagctgctggagggaggtcagagaagggcagccaagctggggaagggtttggagaacaaatcctgtgaggagaggctgagggaactgggaatgcttagtttggagaagaggaggctgagaggagaccttattgctctctacacctccctgaaaggaggttgtaggtTGTGGGTGCTGACCTCTGCTCTCAGTGTGGGTTGAGATCCATATCTGGTTTATTCCACTAAGTCTCAATCACCTATTTGGCTTTGAAATGTAGGACCAGAGCCTTAAATTCTCATTACAAGCTGATGAGAGTGTCAGTCCTTTCCCAGGTTCCTGTAACTGTGTAGCCTTCAGGTTAATAAGGTGAGTAATATGAAAGAGCAGTATTAGGCTGtgctttcattaatttaaaGGTTCGTAAATCTCTGAACTGCTGGCTGGTGCTGTCTCTTTGAGAAACTGGCCCTTAGTAACTATAACTAACTGGGTAGAGAGAGTTGTAATCAAGGGTAATGGAGCATGAAAACTGTCTGGTTTGAAAGTAGTAAAACTGCTGTTAAGGCTTAGAGGGGAAGTGGACTGGGATTGAGGGGGAGTCTGATTGACATTCAATAGGATTACCTCTGCCCTTCCTTTAACCCCTTCCCTGCTCAAGGCTTTGGGAGATCCAGCAGTAGCAATCTGCACTCTTACAGCTTCTCACACCAAAGAACAAGTAGGGATCAAGTAAGCTGAGCCAGGATCAGACTGATGGTCATGCTGACATTAAATGTGAAGAAAGGCAAGTGTGGAAGATGTTGGTAGACATGGCAGAAGTGGTTGAAAGATGGTGCTGATCAAAATGAGGAGCAGGGGGAGAAACAGAGAGGTGTAGAGCTCTTACCCAGAGGTATGGGGAATTTGTGGGAAAGAGCTTGGCTGGAGGAAACTGGGCTCTTCTGCCAGTCAAAATCAACAGTGTGGGGGAGAACACAAATAGTTGcacagggaaagaagaaagcaggaaTGTTATTTGTACTAAAAGTGAGGAAAGCATTCTCTCTTCTGTCATCAGGAGCAAAAGGTCAGCAGTAAATCTTAAAGCTTTTCTGTTATTGCCATATTTGTTCAATACTGTGGTGTCCTGCATTTAGATGTCTCTGACACTATGTCATGAattattccttttgttttttccctgacagTTTCGAGTGTTCACTGCTCCCTTCCACAAGGTAGGGTTTGCAGACTTCTGGCTGGCTGATCAGCTCAACAGCCTGGTCGTGATACTCATGGATCTGGAATACATGATCTGCTTCTACAGCTTTGAGGTTCAGTGGGAGGACAATGCTGGACTTCTGGCAAATACAGGTAGAGTAATGCTGACAACCCATGCAAACGATCAAAATGATCTGAAAAACACTGAGTGAGGCAACCTGACAGTCATCTGTCTGTTTTGGAGATGGCTACCAGGGACATAGGAAACTGAAATAGTTGATGTTTCTTGTAAACACAGCATTAGAGAGATTCTGCCCTTTCTTACTTCCATCCAGAGGAATGGAATTTCACATCCACATTTATTTCCTAATCCAGTCATTTGGCCTGATGTGTGTGTTCATCAAAGAATTCAGGCACAGCACTTCTTGACTGGCAAGACTCAAGAATGCCCATTTCCCTGGCactgttgttttatttcataGCAGTTGGTCCAGGTATTTGCTTTTAGCCTGTTGCTCAGCATGAAAATGAGGTGCATGAGCTTGTTAAGCACAGCTGTCTGAGCTGCAGCCTGCTTCTTACAGGCTCCATCACAGTacagggcagcaggagaggatggagaaacATCCCCAGAGCTCAGCAGTGCCACCCCTTATTCACTTGGAATTGGTGCTGTGATACCAGGGGTGTGCatgctctgcctctcctttccagccagaagagctgcagagctggtatATAAATTCTGACTTTGGCCTTCCCAGTGGCAAAATCATACCTGTCTCCTCCTGGACCAGGCTGTGTTGTCTTTTCATTTCAAGCAGTGACTGCTGGCAATTTGTGTTGCCTGATGGTTTTGACACTTGCTGGAAGAATTTGCAGTATGCTTCAATAAGCATAAGTGTTCACTTTGTTCTTCCAATCTGTCTgatctttctctttgctttaagACAGTGTCGCACATAgctaaatatttattaaaataaaaataaaataaatatagcaaCCGAGTGGGTAACAACTTGTCCTCTTCCAGTCCCAACAGCAGAATGATAGTGCAGTGCTTTGGCATAAATATTGTCTAAAAACTTGTCTTCATTTATGTGAATAAGAAACAAATGTTTGTTAGCCAGTGGGGTGTTTGGTTTACATGTGGTAAGCAAGGCACTGTAAGAATATGGTGTGCCTGAAGGTTCTAGGAAAAAGCTCTGATTTTCCTGGttatttcctcaaaaaaaaaaaaaagctttcaaatatcAGGGGTGTGACACAGTGTCATGTTGTTGTAGTTGACTCTCACCCCAGTCGCATGctgaaaaccccaaacacatgCTGAAGTATGTTGTTTCCTATTACAGTATACAAGAAAAATGGGTCAAGGACATCTTGGCAAAGTAGCCTTTTTGAGCTGTCCTGCAGAGTTTGGGAATGCTCTCCTATCTGTGTACAAAAAcacagtgtcaaaggcctttTGTAGTTCCATCTCTAGTTTGATTATTCTCTGCCaatagcagaaaataaattttaaaatagattatttcCAATCTCCTTGCACGTTAATTATACTGGGAGCAGTGGAAGGGTAAGATGGTGATCTGTCTGGATGTGTTATTGATGTCCTATTGATGTCATTGACCTGTGTACCTCTGAGATGCAGTCAGGGGCTCCAGGTGACTTTCCAGCCCTGAGCTTCTTGCTGTGCTGGATGTGTGTGTGCCTGAGGAGGAGACATGGATGGGGCATTGCAATCGTGTCAAGTGACATTATGCTTACAGGAAAGAAGACAATAGGAGTGCTTATGCTTGCTGACTCTGTccctgaattttttctttctcttgcagaTAATCAGATTTGTTACAGCTACTCCTACGGAGTGAGAGCAGTTGTCCAGTGCATCCCTGCTTGGTTGCGATTCATCCAGTGCCTGCGCCGCTACCGTGATAACAAACGGGCCTTTCATCTGGTTAATGCTGGAAAATATTCCACCACCTTCTTTGTGGTGACATTTGCAGCCCTCTACAGCACTCACAAAGGtattggttattttttttaaaccctttgCAACTCATGGGGTTTGCTTCTTATGTGGGAGGAGCTCAATTTAGCTCCTGTTGAAGCATGAACTTTTGTCTTTTGACACCTGTGAAGCATCTCAGTGGAAAGGCAAAGGCCTGCCTAGCTTGCAAAGAGTATCTGAACATCTTCTTTTAGGTATTTTGTGCATGCCTGGTCTGCTTAGCACTGTGCTTGAGAAGAGTGAGAAAGAGACTTTCAGGTTTTGCTCTCAAAAGGAGAAAGCTAGAATCCCTGTCAATTTTTGCTGTGAAGGGATGCTAAATGTGAGATGTGTGATGAAAAGGAGAACATAGGAAGTTACTTATCCCTTGGCATTCATGAGTAGCTAACCTGGGTAATCTGAATAAAGTCAGACCATCATCCCTGAATGTGGGGAGGTGTGCACAGTGCTAGGAAAATGCAATCACTGgattttcttgtgtgtttttatccatgttttttcttcagctggtgTAGGGAGTTGTTTCCAATCCATTTAACTGCAGACTGAGCTCTGATCCCTCAAGTTCCCCATCTCCCTGGAAACGACAATTACTTGATTCTTCTCTTGTTCTGAGGGAAAAAGCTTTTAGTTTCTGCACTTCAGGCAGTCGCCCTGCCTTTCATTGCTCTGAAGTCCTAAGAGCCGtattcttttatttgaaaatacatcCCTTCTGTGTCTCCAGGTGTTAGCAGCCACTAAATGCTTGTGACCAATTACTTATCCTGAAATACGATTGTGGTGAGGCAGGGAGAAGTGTTCAAGGCATGCTCCTTGTTAGGCTTCTGGAAGGGTGGTAGGCTAATTAGAAACCTACAGTTTTCTAATAAGAAATGGCTGTTGTGATGTATCTGGGCCTGAAGTCACACTGGTAATGTTTTGTACAGCCTTGTGCTTTAGTGGCAGAGCAGTGCAGTGGTGCAGGATGGCTGAAGGTTGGGAGTCAGGCACTCTGTGTCCACACGTGTGCTCAAACCTGAGCTGGGAGCATCAGTGGTGCCCCCAgcctccctctgcttcccctccccactgctCTGGCCCCAGAGCTTGTTCCCCTTTTAACTTGTTTGCTCAGTGAcattctgcagctcttcagttCCAGCCCTGCAGTCCAGTTAGTCAGCACCACCAAACCCCATGATGAGACAGATACAGATTATTGCCTGGCTACAGTCACTGGTTATAAGCTTTTGTATACAGTGCCTGCTTTGTGGGGGCTGAGTAatgcttctccttccctgggggGTGGACAGCCTGGCAGAGCCTTCTGTGAGAAGGTTGGGGTAGGTTTTGcaaccaaaaggaaaagcagcatctgtCAAAATGTCCTGGTGAAGAATTTgacctctctttttcctccccttgcATCCACACCAGGACAGCTGCCCCTGGTTCTCCTGGCTGCCATATATGACTGGTCTGCTCCTCAGTGCTGGCAGGGAGTGGGTTGTAACAAGGTGTTTATGAGCCAGGCACAAGGCTTGTTCCACTTTCTGAGATGCTGAGGACTCCCACCTGCAGAACAGGCAGCAGTGACAGGGACAAATGCTGATGCCATGGCTCAGAAACACAACTGCATCTCAGGGAAGACAGCAGCAACCCAAGGGCAACTGTTGCTGAGCTCCCAAAGGAAGAGTTCTcagtatttttatattgctCAGAGGAATGGGAAGCAAAGGCCACGTTCTGTAAATCCAGTGCTGTGGGGGGTGTTTGCAGAGGCAAATGAGGCTGAGCTGTAACTCCAAGCtgtcagctgcctgcagcatggTGAGCAGAGCCTCTGGCTCCTTTCTGCCCTGGATTTAACAGGGCTGAGCTCCCTCCAAGACAGCTGAATATTACCACAGGATCCCAGACTGCTTTGGGTTAGAAGGAACCCTAAAACATGAAAGGgacctcttccagtttgaatgcattccccttgtcctatcactccaggcccttgtacAAAATtgctcccagct
The sequence above is drawn from the Calypte anna isolate BGI_N300 chromosome 8, bCalAnn1_v1.p, whole genome shotgun sequence genome and encodes:
- the XPR1 gene encoding xenotropic and polytropic retrovirus receptor 1, producing MKFAEHLAAHITPEWRKQYIQYETLKEMLYAAVDQAPSIEDTDEDTVKRCFAKFEENFFQTCEKELAKINIFYSEKLAEAQRKFTTLRTELQSTLDAQKEASGAPTLQRRRKPVFHLSHEERVQHRNIRDLKLAFSELYLSLILLQNYQNLNFTGFRKILKKHDKNLETARGAEWRVAEVEVAPFYTCKKINQLISETEEVVTSELEDGDRQKAMKRLRVPPLGAAQPVPAWTTFRVGLFCGLFIALNVTVILSGVAFIDGPNVWPLVRIYRGGFLLIEFLFLLGINTYGWRQAGVNHVLIFELNPRSNLSHQHLFEIAGFLGVLWCLSLLACIYGKFTYIPMQVNPLILYGFMLLFLINPTKTFYYKSRFWLLKLLFRVFTAPFHKVGFADFWLADQLNSLVVILMDLEYMICFYSFEVQWEDNAGLLANTDNQICYSYSYGVRAVVQCIPAWLRFIQCLRRYRDNKRAFHLVNAGKYSTTFFVVTFAALYSTHKAKNHSDTQVFFYLWIIFYFISSCYTLIWDLKMDWGLFDKNAGENTFLREGIVYPQKAYYYCAIVEDVILRFAWTIQISLTSMQIFPYAGDIISTVFAPLEVFRRFVWNFFRLENEHLNNCGEFRAVRDISVAPLNADDLTLLDQMMDQEDGVRNRRKNKQWKRSQSVSLRRPRLASQSKACDTKVLIENLASEVNT